The following coding sequences lie in one Terriglobales bacterium genomic window:
- a CDS encoding HAD family phosphatase — MLDPKHTPLDIKAVIFDYGQVLCLEPTPEAVEQMSGFFHLTPDQFRPLYDSSRLAYDRGDFTPTAYWFWLAEQAGVVLAPAQIEALRKRDIEMWSRFNQPMIEWMAALQSRGLKTAILSNMPAEMAAHVRRHFAWMAHISCPIFSSELRLVKPDPAIYQHCLECLEVAPVQALFIDDREVNVEGAKKLGIHALRFDSVTQLHSDLKALDFTPLPELEDSDALTEIPAGQSARD; from the coding sequence ATGCTTGATCCTAAACACACCCCGCTCGATATCAAGGCCGTAATCTTCGACTACGGCCAAGTCCTCTGTCTTGAGCCCACCCCTGAAGCCGTCGAGCAGATGTCGGGGTTCTTTCATCTCACTCCCGATCAGTTTCGCCCCCTATACGACAGCAGCCGTCTGGCCTACGATCGCGGTGATTTCACGCCCACTGCCTACTGGTTCTGGCTCGCCGAGCAGGCTGGCGTGGTTCTCGCGCCGGCGCAGATCGAAGCTCTCCGCAAGCGCGATATTGAGATGTGGAGCCGGTTCAACCAACCCATGATCGAGTGGATGGCCGCGCTTCAGTCCAGGGGATTGAAAACCGCAATTCTGTCGAATATGCCCGCAGAAATGGCCGCTCATGTGCGCCGGCACTTTGCCTGGATGGCGCATATATCATGCCCGATCTTCTCTTCCGAACTTCGCTTGGTCAAACCCGATCCGGCAATCTATCAGCACTGCCTCGAGTGCCTCGAGGTTGCGCCTGTCCAGGCCCTGTTCATTGATGATCGGGAAGTGAATGTTGAAGGAGCGAAAAAGCTCGGTATCCACGCCCTCCGCTTCGACTCCGTGACCCAACTGCACTCCGATCTGAAAGCGTTGGACTTTACCCCTCTACCAGAACTCGAGGATAGTGACGCGCTGACGGAGATACCGGCAGGCCAAAGCGCCCGCGATTAA
- a CDS encoding LysR family transcriptional regulator codes for MSVSFSIDEMRSFFVLAGELHFRKASERLFMSQPALSKQIRKLEEKVGGALFTRTRRRVLLTEAGNVLLPLAKRLVQDSEAALGRAREAAEGRAGTLRIGFGIASAAEILPRTLLRFRRSNPHVELQMRDMSTPGQTAALLDGRIDVGILRMPIVETEFESFPLSRERLVAVAPESVAYSRKQGLASLRDQPFICFPKSASATLYQHVQTVCRRAGFSPNLVQEANELFTILNLVRAGLGVSLVPSAAIRMNVRGVRFYELHMAEAEWQTGLAWKRLSEKRPLILRFAEAMRAAVREPGAGGASRNK; via the coding sequence ATGAGTGTTTCTTTTAGTATTGACGAGATGCGATCTTTTTTCGTCCTGGCTGGGGAGCTGCACTTTCGCAAGGCTTCCGAGCGGCTGTTCATGTCGCAGCCCGCTCTCAGCAAGCAGATTCGCAAGCTGGAAGAGAAAGTAGGAGGGGCGCTGTTCACGCGCACTCGCCGCCGCGTGCTCTTAACGGAAGCCGGCAACGTACTGCTTCCGTTGGCGAAGAGGCTGGTACAGGATTCGGAGGCGGCGTTGGGACGGGCGCGCGAGGCGGCTGAGGGACGGGCGGGCACCTTACGGATCGGATTCGGCATCGCTTCAGCGGCCGAGATATTGCCGCGAACGCTTCTGCGGTTTCGGCGCAGCAATCCACACGTGGAGCTGCAGATGCGCGACATGTCCACGCCGGGACAGACGGCGGCATTGCTGGATGGACGAATTGACGTAGGGATCTTGCGCATGCCGATTGTCGAGACCGAATTCGAGAGCTTCCCGCTCTCCCGCGAGCGGCTGGTGGCGGTTGCGCCCGAATCGGTTGCGTACAGCCGGAAACAGGGCTTGGCTTCGCTGCGCGACCAACCTTTTATATGCTTCCCAAAATCGGCCTCGGCTACGCTTTATCAGCACGTGCAGACGGTTTGCCGGCGCGCGGGGTTCAGTCCCAATCTGGTGCAGGAGGCCAATGAGCTGTTCACGATCCTGAATCTGGTTCGAGCCGGGCTAGGCGTCTCGCTGGTGCCCAGCGCGGCGATAAGAATGAATGTTCGCGGAGTGCGCTTCTACGAATTGCACATGGCTGAAGCAGAATGGCAGACTGGCCTGGCGTGGAAGCGGCTGTCGGAGAAGCGTCCGCTAATTCTCAGGTTCGCGGAGGCCATGCGTGCCGCGGTTCGAGAGCCCGGCGCGGGCGGGGCGTCACGCAACAAATAA
- a CDS encoding alanine--glyoxylate aminotransferase family protein, with product MIRKNRLFTPGPTPLLPSAQNAMAAFGMHHRTADFRTLYTRTLADLKAFIGTKNDCLLLASSGSGAMEASISNLTSPGDTILVLTAGKFGERWADLGKAYGCKVEVVKAEYGQTFPLEAVRQKLSADVRVVYMQSTESSTGARHDVHGVAKLLRDAKHEALLVVDAITGLGTTTFDVDGWGLDIVIGGSQKAVMIPPGLAFLSVSERAWQRMETTKSPRYYFDLRKERKAASKGESAFTPATSLIAGLGAAFDFIRTAGNGDLAAGRDALIANAELAAAMTRAAAAALDLELYAPTAPAAALTAIIPPAGIDSGVFVKGFREMFDAVIANGQGDMKGKLFRIAHLGYFDYLDTIAIIGGLELVTAKVTQRKNFEFGVALRAAQQVYADANGIAYETQAALASVKA from the coding sequence ATGATACGTAAAAACAGGCTTTTTACCCCGGGCCCAACTCCGCTTCTGCCCTCGGCGCAGAATGCGATGGCGGCTTTTGGGATGCACCACCGCACTGCGGACTTCCGCACGCTCTACACGCGCACCTTGGCCGACCTGAAGGCGTTTATCGGCACTAAGAACGACTGCCTGCTGCTGGCCTCTTCCGGCTCGGGGGCGATGGAAGCTTCAATTTCGAACCTGACCTCACCCGGAGACACTATCCTGGTGCTGACCGCCGGTAAATTCGGCGAGCGCTGGGCAGACTTGGGCAAGGCCTACGGCTGCAAAGTGGAAGTGGTGAAAGCGGAATATGGACAGACTTTTCCGCTGGAGGCCGTGCGGCAGAAGCTGAGCGCGGATGTGCGCGTGGTCTATATGCAATCGACCGAGAGCTCGACCGGCGCGCGACACGATGTGCATGGCGTGGCCAAACTGCTGCGCGATGCCAAACATGAGGCGCTGCTCGTAGTAGACGCCATCACTGGCCTCGGCACCACCACTTTCGACGTGGATGGTTGGGGTCTCGATATCGTAATCGGGGGATCGCAAAAGGCGGTCATGATTCCGCCTGGGCTGGCATTTCTTTCGGTCAGCGAGCGCGCATGGCAGCGTATGGAGACCACGAAATCTCCGCGCTATTACTTTGATCTGCGCAAAGAGCGCAAAGCGGCCTCGAAAGGTGAATCGGCTTTCACGCCCGCTACCTCACTCATTGCCGGATTGGGTGCGGCGTTTGATTTTATCCGCACCGCCGGAAACGGCGACCTGGCAGCCGGACGCGATGCGCTGATTGCCAATGCCGAACTGGCTGCGGCCATGACGCGCGCCGCTGCAGCAGCCCTCGATTTGGAGCTCTATGCTCCGACGGCCCCGGCAGCAGCGCTAACCGCCATTATCCCGCCAGCGGGAATTGATTCCGGAGTGTTCGTGAAGGGCTTCCGCGAGATGTTTGACGCGGTCATCGCCAACGGACAAGGCGACATGAAGGGCAAGCTGTTTCGCATTGCTCATCTGGGATATTTCGACTACCTGGATACGATCGCCATCATCGGCGGATTGGAGCTGGTGACAGCAAAGGTTACCCAGCGCAAGAACTTCGAGTTTGGCGTGGCCTTGCGCGCGGCGCAGCAGGTTTACGCTGACGCAAACGGCATCGCTTACGAGACACAGGCTGCGCTGGCTTCGGTGAAGGCGTAG
- the serA gene encoding phosphoglycerate dehydrogenase, with product MKIVLAEKTSSAAVTLFKEESGWTVITADQINGDLPKQISDADALLVRSAVDVNAGLLEHAQKLKVIGRAGVGVDNIDLEAATRLGIAVMNTPGANAVAVAEHTFALMLALARHITRADVTTRAGKWEKKSLQGSELRGKTLGIVGLGRVGLEVAKRARAFSMEMIAHDPFVSASVARELGIRLASLDEVYAAADYLSLHVGLTPQTNGMINADSLKKMKKGVRLVNCARGELIDDAALAAALQSGHVAGAALDVFTEEPPKGSPLLALENVVATPHIAGSTGEAQDAVGMQIARQVKDYLKDGVIQNAVNVPSVSHDEYVEMEPYILLAERLGAFLAQATTGNLEEISIRYSGRIAEWKTDLIRNGAIKGILNLMLSERANLVNAASLAQERGLQVHETKNTETLGGWTGNVLSLLVKTNQKEMLVKGAILHGRSPRLLAVDDIDVEAPLEHDIVYLENRDVPGVIGKVGTVLGSHKVNIANFALGRRAGEGSDAIAVVQVDTKVPEAALAELRKIDAVKLAKTMRF from the coding sequence ATGAAAATTGTACTTGCTGAAAAGACTTCGTCTGCCGCGGTGACTCTGTTTAAAGAAGAGTCCGGGTGGACGGTGATTACTGCCGACCAGATCAACGGCGACCTGCCCAAGCAGATTTCCGATGCCGATGCTCTGCTGGTGCGCTCGGCGGTGGACGTGAATGCCGGGTTGCTGGAACACGCGCAAAAACTCAAAGTCATCGGCCGCGCCGGCGTAGGCGTGGACAACATTGACCTGGAAGCAGCCACGCGCCTGGGGATTGCAGTCATGAATACCCCCGGGGCAAATGCGGTAGCTGTGGCCGAGCATACTTTTGCCCTGATGCTGGCCCTGGCGCGGCATATTACGCGCGCCGACGTTACTACGCGCGCCGGCAAGTGGGAGAAGAAATCACTGCAAGGTAGCGAACTGCGCGGCAAGACGCTGGGCATTGTGGGACTGGGCCGCGTGGGTCTGGAAGTCGCAAAGCGGGCGCGCGCATTCAGTATGGAGATGATTGCGCATGATCCGTTCGTCTCGGCGAGCGTTGCCCGCGAGCTCGGCATCCGACTGGCTTCGCTGGATGAAGTTTATGCCGCGGCCGACTACCTCTCTTTACACGTAGGTCTTACTCCGCAAACTAACGGCATGATCAACGCCGACTCGCTGAAGAAGATGAAGAAGGGTGTGCGGCTGGTGAACTGCGCCCGCGGTGAGCTGATTGATGACGCAGCTCTGGCGGCAGCGCTGCAATCGGGACATGTGGCCGGGGCCGCGCTGGACGTGTTTACGGAAGAGCCGCCCAAGGGTTCGCCGCTGCTGGCGCTGGAGAACGTGGTGGCTACGCCCCACATTGCCGGTTCCACCGGCGAAGCGCAAGACGCCGTGGGCATGCAGATCGCCCGTCAGGTCAAAGATTACCTGAAAGACGGAGTCATCCAGAATGCCGTCAACGTGCCTTCGGTCTCGCACGATGAATATGTAGAGATGGAACCTTATATCCTTCTGGCCGAGCGGCTGGGCGCCTTCCTGGCGCAGGCGACTACAGGCAATCTGGAAGAGATCTCAATTCGTTACAGCGGGCGCATTGCTGAGTGGAAGACAGACCTGATCCGCAATGGAGCTATTAAAGGCATCCTGAATCTGATGCTCTCGGAGCGCGCCAACCTGGTCAATGCAGCATCGCTCGCCCAGGAGCGCGGTCTGCAAGTGCATGAGACCAAGAATACCGAAACCCTCGGGGGATGGACCGGCAATGTGCTTTCGCTGCTGGTCAAGACCAATCAAAAAGAGATGCTGGTGAAGGGCGCGATCTTGCATGGAAGATCTCCGCGCTTGCTGGCGGTGGATGACATTGACGTTGAGGCGCCGCTGGAGCACGATATCGTTTACCTGGAAAATCGCGACGTCCCCGGTGTGATCGGAAAAGTGGGAACCGTCTTAGGCAGCCATAAGGTCAACATCGCCAATTTTGCACTGGGACGCCGTGCCGGTGAAGGCAGCGATGCCATTGCCGTGGTGCAGGTAGACACCAAAGTTCCGGAAGCGGCCCTGGCGGAGCTGCGCAAGATTGATGCGGTGAAGCTGGCAAAGACGATGAGGTTTTAG
- a CDS encoding site-2 protease family protein, producing MRSWSIPAGQWFGINVRVHLTFFFLLLFVWITQSQSKTVDPSTFLRSLAFTGIVMGAVLAHELGHLAVALRGGPLPRAIILLPIGGLSLMESAREETSHLAHQHIDPQREIRIALAGPIVNIVLAGVLTAVTLEYSPQSALRQTPLLLLSNLPRSAVWINLLIAALNLLPAFPLDGGRVFRALLSRHMEFGLATRRAVNLGNVFVLLLMSAGIWNPWLMLTGFFLFIGAQLEERTVLFQSVLENVRMEEVMLTEFSTLSPADTLEDALSKAVHTLQDDFPVVRGTDMVGVVSRQKILQALREEGNAYVQSIMNRAYEIAGKNDTLASAFRKITSRGLTIIPVVDQERLVGIVTLQNLMHSMSVLAESKKLRRSQEEEE from the coding sequence ATGCGAAGTTGGTCGATTCCGGCGGGTCAGTGGTTTGGCATTAATGTGAGGGTGCACCTCACATTTTTCTTTTTGTTGCTTTTCGTTTGGATCACTCAGTCTCAGTCTAAGACGGTTGACCCTTCCACCTTCCTGCGCAGTCTGGCATTCACCGGAATTGTTATGGGCGCCGTGCTGGCGCATGAGCTAGGACACCTCGCCGTTGCCCTGCGCGGAGGCCCCCTGCCTCGCGCCATTATTCTGCTTCCTATCGGCGGCCTCTCGCTGATGGAGAGCGCCCGCGAAGAAACTTCGCATCTCGCGCACCAGCATATTGACCCGCAGCGTGAGATTCGCATTGCCCTGGCTGGCCCTATCGTCAATATTGTCCTTGCCGGTGTGCTTACGGCGGTCACTTTGGAATATTCACCGCAGTCGGCCCTGCGCCAAACCCCTTTGTTGCTTTTGAGCAATCTGCCGCGCTCAGCCGTGTGGATTAACCTCCTGATCGCCGCGCTCAACCTGTTGCCGGCCTTTCCCCTGGATGGCGGCCGGGTCTTCCGCGCCCTGCTCTCGCGCCACATGGAATTCGGGCTCGCTACCCGCCGCGCGGTGAACCTGGGCAATGTGTTCGTGCTTCTCCTCATGTCTGCCGGGATATGGAATCCCTGGCTGATGCTGACTGGCTTTTTTCTTTTTATAGGGGCACAGCTTGAGGAGCGCACCGTTCTATTTCAATCCGTGCTGGAGAACGTGCGCATGGAAGAAGTCATGCTGACGGAGTTTTCCACTCTCTCACCCGCCGATACGCTCGAAGACGCGCTCAGCAAGGCCGTCCACACCCTGCAGGATGATTTTCCCGTGGTGCGCGGCACCGATATGGTGGGGGTTGTTTCGCGGCAAAAAATTCTTCAGGCATTGCGAGAAGAAGGCAATGCCTACGTGCAATCCATCATGAACCGCGCTTACGAAATTGCCGGCAAGAATGACACCCTGGCCAGCGCCTTCCGCAAAATCACCTCGCGCGGCTTGACGATTATCCCAGTCGTGGACCAGGAGCGTCTGGTAGGAATCGTGACCCTGCAAAACCTGATGCACAGCATGAGCGTGCTGGCAGAAAGCAAGAAACTCCGCCGCAGCCAGGAAGAAGAAGAGTAA
- a CDS encoding glycosyltransferase has translation MKIALLGTRGIPNRYGGFEAFYEKLSQYLVNDGHEVTVYCRHAFTRPEDDTLVDSRIRRVILPSISAKHLDTPVHTFLSVLHVIFTRADIVLMCNVANSPVAWIPRLFGKPVVLNVDGLDRQRKKWGPLARIVLSICEFFSVFTPSKVVTDSLTMQGYYRSRYRKSSVMIGYGAEPPERLQTSPENSVLKRFGLEPKKYVLYVSRLEPENNPELVIRAYEKTKIPWPLVMVGSNAYDPAYEQRLRSLASERVIFTGSIYGNGYWEFQLNAACFVFACEVGGIHPALVEAMSAGNPVLYLNIESNRETAADCGVVFEHSEDDLAAKLQNLFHDPKLLADLALKGAQRARERYGWGEVTRQYENLFEELFK, from the coding sequence ATGAAGATTGCTCTTTTAGGCACTCGCGGCATCCCTAACCGCTATGGCGGCTTTGAGGCCTTTTACGAAAAGCTCTCTCAGTATCTGGTGAACGATGGTCATGAAGTCACCGTGTATTGCCGCCACGCCTTTACTCGTCCCGAGGATGACACCCTCGTTGATTCCCGGATTCGCCGCGTCATCCTGCCCAGCATCTCGGCTAAGCATTTAGACACGCCCGTGCACACTTTTCTCTCGGTCCTACACGTTATTTTTACCCGCGCTGATATCGTGCTCATGTGCAACGTGGCCAACAGCCCCGTCGCCTGGATTCCCCGCCTGTTTGGCAAGCCCGTGGTTTTGAACGTTGACGGCCTCGACCGCCAGCGAAAAAAGTGGGGCCCGCTGGCGCGGATTGTTCTCTCAATCTGTGAGTTTTTTTCTGTCTTTACACCCAGCAAAGTGGTGACCGACTCGCTGACCATGCAAGGCTACTATCGCAGCCGCTACCGCAAATCTTCCGTCATGATCGGATACGGCGCCGAGCCGCCAGAGCGCCTGCAAACCAGCCCCGAAAACTCTGTTTTAAAGCGTTTTGGTCTGGAGCCAAAGAAATATGTTCTATACGTCAGCCGCCTTGAACCCGAGAATAATCCCGAGCTGGTGATTCGGGCTTACGAGAAGACCAAGATTCCGTGGCCCCTGGTGATGGTGGGCAGCAACGCTTACGATCCAGCCTATGAGCAGCGTCTGCGCTCGTTGGCCAGCGAGCGCGTGATCTTCACCGGCTCAATCTACGGTAACGGATACTGGGAATTCCAGCTCAACGCTGCCTGTTTCGTTTTTGCCTGCGAAGTTGGCGGCATCCATCCCGCGCTGGTGGAGGCCATGTCTGCCGGCAATCCTGTGCTCTACCTGAATATCGAATCCAACCGCGAAACCGCTGCCGACTGCGGAGTCGTCTTCGAGCACAGCGAAGATGATCTCGCCGCAAAGCTGCAGAACCTGTTTCATGATCCCAAACTGCTCGCAGATCTCGCCCTCAAAGGCGCGCAACGCGCCCGCGAACGCTACGGCTGGGGCGAAGTCACCCGGCAATATGAGAACCTTTTCGAGGAACTGTTTAAATAG
- a CDS encoding glycosyltransferase family 4 protein translates to MKVLFVTNDALAAQMAGPAVRCLELAKVLSKHHEVTIATGLPSKLAPEGIRILEDAAHQTGELKAAAKASDIVISQGLVLARFPFLSKLAKHLVIDLYDAYLLEYLAHTHPEHPQWGYLRQWYRLNEQMLEGDYFLCSSEQQWDYWLGRLCALGRLNPEEHKRDASFRSLLGIVPFGLPAQPPVRTENVLRGIVPGVGSKDFLLLWAGGLWQWLDPLTVIRAVYEVAKQRPNVRLVFLGAHDPNPNNRPMSKADESLSLARELHLLDKYVFFYPVWAPYEQRHNFLLEADIGISAHPASVESRFAFRTRVLDYIWAGLPMILSQGDYFGDFVVRERVGPALPPGDVMAWKDAILALVENPDLRQEMHTRLQALAPRFQWEKVAAPLLEYCNQPYNTQRASKLRHKIVPFLSSGYDITKRFRK, encoded by the coding sequence ATGAAGGTGCTGTTTGTCACAAACGATGCTTTGGCGGCCCAAATGGCGGGTCCGGCGGTGCGCTGCCTGGAGCTGGCCAAGGTGCTCAGCAAGCACCACGAGGTGACCATTGCCACCGGGCTGCCCAGCAAGCTGGCGCCTGAAGGGATACGCATCCTGGAGGATGCTGCCCATCAAACCGGCGAATTAAAGGCCGCGGCCAAGGCGAGCGACATCGTAATTTCCCAGGGCCTGGTGCTGGCCCGCTTCCCCTTCCTGAGCAAATTGGCCAAGCACCTGGTGATTGATCTTTATGATGCCTATCTTCTGGAATATCTGGCGCATACGCACCCGGAGCATCCGCAGTGGGGATATCTGCGGCAGTGGTATCGCCTGAACGAACAGATGCTGGAGGGAGACTATTTCCTTTGCTCGAGCGAGCAACAGTGGGACTACTGGCTGGGGCGCTTGTGCGCCCTGGGGCGGCTCAATCCAGAGGAGCATAAGCGCGATGCCAGCTTCCGCAGCCTGCTGGGGATCGTTCCCTTTGGGCTGCCGGCCCAGCCGCCGGTACGCACGGAAAACGTTCTGCGCGGGATTGTGCCCGGTGTGGGTTCAAAAGACTTTCTGCTTCTGTGGGCGGGGGGGCTGTGGCAGTGGCTCGATCCTCTCACGGTGATTCGCGCGGTCTATGAAGTTGCCAAACAGCGGCCCAACGTCAGGCTTGTGTTCCTGGGCGCGCATGATCCCAACCCGAACAACCGGCCCATGTCGAAGGCGGATGAGAGTCTCTCATTGGCGCGAGAGCTGCATTTGCTCGACAAATACGTGTTTTTTTATCCGGTCTGGGCGCCCTATGAACAGCGTCATAATTTTTTGCTGGAGGCGGATATTGGCATCTCGGCGCATCCCGCGTCAGTGGAAAGCCGTTTTGCCTTCCGCACCCGCGTGCTGGATTACATTTGGGCAGGACTGCCGATGATCCTCTCGCAAGGAGATTACTTCGGTGATTTCGTTGTGCGCGAGCGCGTGGGCCCGGCGCTGCCGCCGGGAGATGTCATGGCGTGGAAAGACGCCATCCTGGCCCTGGTGGAAAATCCTGATTTGCGGCAGGAGATGCACACCCGCCTGCAAGCGCTGGCTCCGCGTTTTCAGTGGGAGAAAGTTGCGGCCCCGCTGCTCGAATATTGCAACCAACCCTACAACACGCAACGCGCGTCGAAGCTCCGGCACAAAATTGTGCCGTTTCTCAGTTCGGGGTATGACATTACGAAGAGATTCAGGAAGTAA
- a CDS encoding sensor domain-containing diguanylate cyclase, whose product MPAVREFVRTPMRSLSDPEILRELVKNLKEGIYITNAHGGFVDGNQALLDILGVSSVEKLRKHRVTDFVEAEIRAWQTRIFERDGYIREFELKIKRADGSMRTALDTAYSRKDPETGETLYYGILVDITVHKELENKLREQSIRDPLTGSFNRRYLSMFEVASESLPGSWGCILLDMDHFKQYNDRYGHQAGDEVLVKLARFLMRQVRAEEAVIRLGGDEFLVLLGHADEQHTQAAARRIEAAAHEEGQPAFSMGWAARRKNEKLEKTMGRADENLYSVRAGQRTPARERRKKRSSTE is encoded by the coding sequence ATGCCGGCAGTACGAGAATTCGTAAGAACTCCTATGCGAAGCCTAAGCGACCCTGAGATCCTGCGCGAATTGGTCAAGAACCTCAAGGAGGGGATCTACATCACCAATGCGCACGGCGGTTTTGTGGACGGCAATCAGGCGTTGCTCGATATCCTCGGGGTTTCATCCGTGGAGAAATTACGTAAGCATCGCGTCACCGATTTTGTGGAAGCAGAAATCCGCGCGTGGCAGACGAGGATCTTTGAGCGCGACGGTTACATCCGCGAATTTGAGCTGAAAATTAAGCGAGCGGATGGCAGCATGCGTACGGCCCTGGATACCGCCTATTCCCGCAAAGACCCGGAAACCGGCGAAACCCTCTACTACGGCATTCTGGTGGATATCACCGTTCACAAGGAGCTGGAAAATAAACTTCGTGAGCAAAGCATTCGCGATCCCCTGACTGGGTCTTTCAATCGCCGCTATCTTTCCATGTTTGAAGTTGCCAGCGAGAGTCTGCCGGGCTCATGGGGTTGCATTCTCCTGGATATGGACCATTTCAAGCAATACAACGACCGCTACGGCCATCAGGCCGGCGATGAAGTGCTGGTCAAGCTTGCGCGTTTTCTCATGCGCCAGGTGCGGGCTGAAGAAGCCGTGATTCGCCTCGGAGGGGACGAATTCCTTGTCTTGCTGGGCCACGCTGACGAGCAGCACACGCAAGCCGCCGCCCGGCGCATTGAAGCTGCTGCTCACGAAGAAGGGCAACCCGCTTTTTCCATGGGCTGGGCCGCGCGCCGGAAGAATGAAAAATTGGAAAAGACTATGGGCCGCGCTGATGAAAATCTCTACTCCGTACGCGCAGGCCAGCGCACTCCTGCCCGTGAACGCCGCAAAAAGCGCTCCTCCACTGAATGA
- a CDS encoding OmpA family protein: MNHRILMALALAGVLTLPAMAQSSSSQPQSTTPAATDQQNSSSQPQAAPADQQSSKDNPESATQKQPLTYERHEGFWGHLMPFARKKYVQRQVQPVRDRVNELDELTAANSRAIKDVDKRASEGIRLASLKANEADQHAVDAGNRARLAQDTATQASTHLQSVEKVVGNIDQFQPVSQTEILFRPGQKALNKKAKDALDDMATPLKDQKGYIIEVQAFSSGHGQTALVNSQAMAQSVARYLVINHEIPVYRIYTVGMGNAPVPDETAADGSKPRHVSGGRVEISLLKNGIGDLSAEPASAPTATNQQPDQQPQESSTPR; this comes from the coding sequence ATGAATCATCGTATCTTGATGGCGTTAGCACTGGCAGGAGTATTGACTCTTCCCGCTATGGCGCAGAGTAGCTCTTCGCAGCCGCAATCTACCACCCCGGCCGCAACTGACCAGCAAAACAGTTCTTCGCAGCCCCAGGCCGCTCCCGCAGACCAGCAGTCGTCTAAAGACAATCCTGAGAGCGCGACCCAGAAACAGCCTCTGACGTATGAGCGCCATGAGGGCTTCTGGGGGCATTTGATGCCCTTTGCCCGGAAGAAATATGTCCAGCGGCAAGTACAGCCGGTGCGTGACCGGGTCAACGAACTGGATGAGCTCACGGCTGCCAACAGCCGCGCGATCAAAGACGTGGATAAGCGCGCAAGCGAAGGTATCCGGCTGGCATCGCTCAAGGCCAATGAAGCCGATCAGCACGCCGTTGATGCCGGTAACCGCGCACGGCTTGCGCAAGATACCGCAACCCAGGCGAGCACGCATCTGCAGAGCGTAGAAAAAGTGGTGGGAAATATTGACCAATTCCAACCGGTTTCCCAGACCGAAATTCTCTTCCGTCCCGGACAGAAGGCTTTAAACAAGAAAGCCAAGGACGCGCTCGATGACATGGCCACGCCGCTGAAAGACCAGAAGGGCTACATCATTGAGGTCCAGGCCTTCAGCTCAGGACACGGCCAGACAGCTCTGGTTAACTCCCAAGCTATGGCACAGAGTGTGGCGCGCTACCTGGTTATAAACCACGAGATCCCGGTGTACCGCATTTATACCGTCGGCATGGGAAATGCCCCGGTACCAGATGAGACCGCTGCCGATGGCAGCAAGCCGCGTCACGTTAGCGGCGGACGGGTCGAGATCAGCTTACTGAAGAACGGCATCGGTGACTTGAGCGCTGAGCCGGCTTCAGCCCCAACTGCAACAAATCAACAACCCGATCAACAACCCCAAGAAAGCAGTACTCCACGATAA